The proteins below are encoded in one region of Zerene cesonia ecotype Mississippi chromosome 10, Zerene_cesonia_1.1, whole genome shotgun sequence:
- the LOC119829262 gene encoding alpha-endosulfine, translating to MSDSPDQNDPPKDPKELEKLEEAKLKAKFPNAMLGRGPGGHSAFLQKRLAKGQKFFDSGDYQMAKQRPANLAAPFKAPAAPAKLPTGDAIPTPDTVPLRKTSIIQPKFQPSSQTS from the exons ATGAGTGATTCTCCAGACCAGAATGATCCTCCCAAGGAT CCTAAAGAATTGGAAAAATTGGAAGAAGCGAAACTAAAAGCTAAGTTTCCAAATGCCATGCTGGGAAGGGGGCCTGGGGGGCATTCAGCTTTCCTCCAGAAGAGACTTGCTAAAGGA CAAAAATTTTTCGATTCTGGTGACTATCAAATGGCAAAACAAAGGCCTGCAAACTTAGCAGCACCATTTAAAGCTCCTGCGGCTCCAGCTAAATTGCCCACTGGGGATGCCATTCCCACCCCAGACACTGTGCCGCTGCGGAAAACATCCATCATCCAGCCAAAATTCCAGCCATCTAGCCAGACATCCTAG
- the LOC119829261 gene encoding tubulin gamma-2 chain-like, which translates to MPSEMITLQLGQCGNQIGFEFWKQLCIEHGISPEGILEEFASAGSDRKDVFFYQADDDHYIPRAVLLDLEPRVIHTIMNSPYAKLYNPENVYLSKHGGGAGNNWASGYAQGEKLNEEVFDIINREADGSDNLEGFVLCHSIAGGTGSGMGSNILEHLSDRFPKKLVQTYSVFPNLDEISDVVVQPYNSLLTLKRLTESADCVMVLDNTALNRIASDRLHIQNPSFAQINTLVSTIMSASTATLRYPSYMNNDLISLVAPLIPTPRLHFLMTGYTPLTADHELNTAPKIRKTTVLDVMQRLLQPKNMMVSLSPDRANQHCYISILNIIQGEVDPSQVHKSLQRIRERKLASFIPWGPASIQVALSRRSPYVTSSHKVSGLLLANHTNISSLFDRCLQQFDKLRKREAFIDVFRKEPMFKDSLEEFDESRAVVDELVREYQAAATPDYVHWNPESSQI; encoded by the exons ATGCCCAGTGAAATGATAACGCTTCAACTTGGCCAATGCGGCAATCAAA TCGGTTTCGAGTTCTGGAAGCAACTTTGTATAGAACACGGTATATCTCCGGAAGGGATATTGGAAGAGTTTGCATCGGCTGGATCTGATCGTAAGGATGTATTTTTCTACCAAGCTGACGATGACCACTACATACCCAGAGCAGTACTTTTGGATTTGGAACCTCGTGTTATCCATACTATAATGAATTCACCTTATGCtaag ttatATAATCCAGAAAATGTATACCTTTCAAAGCATGGTGGAGGAGCAGGTAACAACTGGGCATCTGGATACGCTCAGGGAGAAAAACTGAATGAAGAAGTATTTGACATTATTAACAGAGAAGCAGATGGTAGTGACAATTTAGAG GGCTTTGTATTATGCCACTCAATAGCAGGAGGCACCGGCTCTGGAATGGGGTCAAATATATTGGAGCATTTGTCCGACAGGTTTCCCAAGAAACTGGTTCAAACATACAGTGTTTTCCCTAACTTGGATGAAAtaag TGATGTAGTGGTACAGCCGTACAACTCATTGCTTACCCTCAAGCGGCTCACAGAGAGTGCAGACTGTGTGATGGTGTTGGACAACACAGCACTTAACCGTATTGCCAGTGACCGACTGCATATACAGAATCCGTCTTTTGCGCAAATAAACACTCTTGTATCTACTATTATGAGTGCCAGTACAGCCACTTTAAG gtaTCCATCATACATGAACAATGATCTGATAAGTTTGGTAGCGCCTCTCATTCCGACGCCGAGACTGCACTTCCTTATGACGGGGTACACTCCATTGACTGCAGACCATGAATTGAACACT GCGCCCAAAATACGCAAGACCACAGTCCTGGATGTGATGCAGCGCCTCCTCCAGCCCAAGAATATGATGGTGTCTCTCAGTCCCGATCGCGCTAACCAACACTGCTATATCTCTATTCTAAATATCATTcag GGTGAAGTGGACCCGTCGCAAGTGCACAAGTCGCTGCAGCGCATCCGCGAGCGCAAGCTGGCGTCGTTCATCCCGTGGGGCCCCGCCTCCATACAGGTGGCGCTCTCGCGCCGCTCGCCCTACGTTACCTCCTCGCACAAGGTTTCCGGCCTACTGCTGGCCAACCACACCAATATATCCTCC CTGTTCGACCGGTGCCTGCAGCAGTTCGACAAGCTGCGCAAGCGCGAGGCGTTCATCGACGTGTTCCGCAAGGAGCCGATGTTCAAGGACTCGCTGGAGGAGTTCGACGAGTCGCGCGCGGTGGTCGACGAGCTTGTGCGAGAGTACCAGGCGGCCGCCACGCCGGACTACGTGCACTGGAACCCGG AGAGCAGTCAGATATAA
- the LOC119829661 gene encoding COP9 signalosome complex subunit 2, with translation MSDNDDDYMCEEEEDYGLEYSEDSNSEPDVDLENQYYNSKALKEDEPAAALLSFQKVLELEGGDKGEWGFKALKQMIKINFKLGNFTEMMTRYKQLLTYIKSAVTRNHSEKSINSILDYISTSRNMELLQDFYETTLEALKDAKNDRLWFKTNTKLGKLYYDRGDFNKLAKILKQLHQSCQTDDGEDDLKKGTQLLEIYALEIQMYTAQKNNKKLKALYEQSLHIKSAIPHPLIMGVIRECGGKMHLREGEFEKAHTDFFEAFKNYDESGSPRRTTCLKYLVLANMLMKSGINPFDSQEAKPYKNDPEILAMTNLVMAYQNNDINEFESILKHNRNNIMDDPFIREHIEDLLRNIRTQVLIKLIGPYTRIHIPFISKELNIDEKEVENLLVTCILDNTISGRIDQVNAVLELAGGARGAARYSALDKWTAQLAGLHLALANKMA, from the exons ATGTCTGATAACGATGATGATTATATGTgcgaagaagaagaagattaTGGCCTG gaGTATTCCGAAGACAGTAATTCAGAACCAGATGTGGACCTTGAAAACCAGTACTATAACAGTAAAGCATTAAAGGAAGATGAGCCAGCTGCTGCTCTGCTCAGTTTTCAAAAAGTTCTCGAGCTTGAAGGTGGTGATAAGGGAGAATGGGGATTTAAAGCTCTCAAACAAATGATAAAGATCAACTTTAAACTG GGCAACTTCACAGAAATGATGACGAGGTACAAACAACTGTTAACATACATAAAGAGTGCGGTCACAAGGAACCACTCTGAGAAGTCCATTAACTCTATTCTGGATTACATATCAACATCTAGAAAC atGGAACTCCTTCAAGACTTCTATGAAACTACTTTAGAAGCTCTGAAAGATGCAAAGAATGATAGACTGTGGTTCAAAACCAACACTAAACTAGGGAAGCTCTACTATGACAGAggagattttaataaattagcaaAGATATTGAAGCAGTTACATCAGAGCTGTCAG ACAGATGATGGCGAAGATGACCTTAAGAAAGGCACACAATTGCTAGAAATTTATGCTCTGGAAATTCAAATGTACACTGCAcaaaagaataataagaaattaaaagccTTGTATGAACAATCCCTTCATATTAAATCTGCAATACCCCATCCACTTATTATGGGTGTTATTAGAG AATGCGGTGGCAAAATGCACTTGCGTGAGGGAGAGTTTGAGAAGGCGCACACAGACTTCTTTGAAGCTTTTAAGAATTATGATGAGTCTGGCAGTCCACGCAGAACCACCTGCTTGAAATATCTAGTATTGGCAAATAT GCTAATGAAATCTGGAATAAACCCATTTGACTCCCAAGAAGCGAAGCCATACAAAAACGATCCAGAAATTCTAGCAATGACTAACTTAGTTATGGCATAccaaaataatgatattaatgaatttgaaTCAATTCTCaagcacaataggaacaataTTATGGACGACCCATTTATTAGAGAACACATTGAAGATTTGTTAAGAAATATTAGGACGCAAGTTCTCATCAAACTTATTGGTCCTTACACTAGAATCCATATTCCATTCATATCGAAGGAATTGAACATTGATGAGAAGGAAGTGGAGAATCTGCTTGTTACTTGTATACTCGACaa CACGATATCCGGGCGCATCGACCAAGTGAACGCGGTGCTGGAGctggcgggcggcgcgcgcggcgcggcgcgctACTCCGCGCTCGACAAGTGGACCGCGCAGCTCGCCGGCCTGCACCTCGCGCTCGCCAACAAGATGGCCTGA
- the LOC119829652 gene encoding arrestin domain-containing protein 4, with the protein MPRKLLKFLIVFDNTSLLYFPGQFLSGKVLMELQDDTPVLGLHFHVIGEGVVRVGSGRHERLFDKENYIDFRMRLLGEPGHSASVLSPGIHSFPFKLGLPMGLPSTFLGTHGWVQYYCKAALREPNGLTHKNQQVFIVMNPIDLNLEPPVLSQEFELNVEHKLGVGCVGGGSVSCRVSLDRGAYVPGQSIALSAHVANNSRTALKCTRAALTETIQYTAHGRVAAREVRELARLAHGKCRAGGADRWRELLYVPPLPPTNLRGCHLISVQYDVFFVIEPKSLEKEVKLQLPILLGTYPFRDDDDETHPPTHYPSTLPIFRPWLHEKQTH; encoded by the exons ATGCCCagaaaattgttaaagtttttaattgtgtttgatAATACTTCTTTGCTATATTTTCCTGGTCAGTTCCTATCAGGAAAGGTGTTAATGGAATTGCAAGATGACACTCCTGTTTTGG GACTCCACTTTCATGTTATTGGTGAAGGTGTTGTCAGAGTTGGTTCTGGCAGGCATGAGAGACTCTTTGATAAGGAGAACTACATAGACTTCAGAATGAGACTATTGGGAGAGCCTG GTCATAGCGCATCAGTGTTGTCGCCAGGCATCCACAGTTTCCCATTCAAACTGGGCCTACCGATGGGCCTACCGTCCACATTTCTCGGGACTCACGGCTGGGTTCAGTACTACTGTAAGGCAGCGCTGCGGGAGCCCAATGGCTTGACCCACAAGAACCAACAAGTGTTCATTGTTATGAACCCCATTGATCTAAATTTGGAGCCGCCTGTGCTTTCA CAAGAGTTCGAGCTAAACGTGGAGCACAAGCTGGGCGTGGGGTGCGTGGGCGGCGGCTCGGTGAGCTGCCGCGTGTCGCTCGACCGCGGCGCGTACGTGCCCGGGCAGAGCATCGCGCTCTCCGCGCACGTCGCCAACAACTCGCGCACCGCCCTCAAGTGCACCAGGGCGGCGCTCACGGAG ACGATCCAGTACACGGCGCACGGGCGGGTGGCGGCGCGCGAGGTGCGCGAGCTGGCGCGCCTGGCGCACGGCAAGTGTCGCGCGGGCGGCGCCGACCGCTGGCGCGAGCTGCTCTACGTGCCGCCGCTGCCGCCCACCAACCTGCGCGGCTGCCACCTCATATCCGTGCAGTACGACGTCTTT TTCGTAATCGAACCGAAGAGTCTGGAAAAAGAAGTGAAACTCCAACTGCCAATACTACTGGGCACGTATCCGTTCCGCGACGACGACGACGAGACGCACCCGCCCACGCACTACCCGAGCACACTACCGATATTTAGACCGTGGCTACATGAGAAACAAACTCATTAG
- the LOC119829475 gene encoding ribonucleoside-diphosphate reductase subunit M2, with the protein MSHVAGKENLHNGLNNVHIKSPVKNVLSERSDNMAEEKMEVEKVSKVVEFDPQLEPLLRENPRRFVIFPIQYPDIWQMYKKAEASFWTVEEVDLSKDLSDWESLKDCERHFIKHVLAFFAASDGIVNENLVERFSQEVQVTEARCFYGFQVAMENVHSEMYSLLIDTYIRDPKERDFLFNAIETLPCVKRKADWALQWIASKTATFGERIIAFAAVEGIFFSGSFASIFWLKKRGLMPGLTFSNELISRDEGLHTDFACLMFKHLVQKPSRERVLHIVREAVAIEQEFLTDALPVRLLGMNCELMSQYIEFVADRLLVELIGEKHYNTKNPFDFMNLISLEGKTNFFEKKVGEYQKWGVMANPMDNVFTLDAEF; encoded by the exons ATGTCCCACGTAGCTGGCAAAGAAAACCTTCACAATGGATTAAACAACGTGCATATTAAG TCTCCAGTAAAGAACGTTCTATCAGAGCGCAGCGACAACATGGCTGAAGAGAAAATGGAAGTTGAAAAGGTGTCAAAAGTTGTCGAGTTTGATCCTCAGCTTGAACCCCTGCTGCGGGAGAATCCTCGACGTTTCGTTATTTTCCCTATTCAATACCCGGATATCTGGCAAATGTACAAGAAGGCGGAGGCGTCTTTCTGGACAGTCGAAGAAGTGGATTTATCGAAG gATTTGTCAGACTGGGAGAGTCTAAAGGACTGCGAAAGGCATTTCATAAAACATGTCTTGGCATTTTTTGCTGCATCTGATGGAATTGTCAATGAGAATCTTGTTGAACGCTTCTCTCAAGAAGTACAAGTGACAGAGGCTAGATGTTTTTATGGCTTTCAAGTAGCTATGGAAAATGTCCACTCTGAAATGTATTCACTACTTATTGATACATACATCAGAGACCCTAAGGAAAG AGATTTCCTGTTCAATGCAATTGAAACACTTCCCTGTGTTAAAAGGAAGGCAGACTGGGCACTACAGTGGATAGCAAGCAAAACTGCCACATTTGGTGAAAGAATCATTGCATTTGCTGCAGTAGAAGGAATATTCTTCTCTGGTAGCTTTGCTTCCATTTTCTGGTTGAAAAAGCGAGGTCTCATGCCTGGACTTACATTTAGCAATGAACTGATCTCTAGGGATGag GGCCTGCACACCGACTTCGCGTGCCTCATGTTCAAGCACCTGGTGCAGAAGCCGAGCCGCGAGCGCGTGCTGCACATAGTGCGCGAGGCGGTGGCCATCGAGCAGGAGTTCCTCACGGACGCGCTGCCCGTGCGCCTGCTCGGCATGAACTGCGAGCTCATGTCGCAGTACATCGAGTTCGTCGCGGACCGCCTGCTGGTTGAACTTATTGGGGAGAAG caTTACAATACCAAGAATCCATTTGACTTCATGAACCTAATTTCCTTGGAAGGGAAAACAAACTTCTTCGAGAAGAAAGTCGGCGAGTACCAAAAGTGGGGCGTGATGGCCAACCCTATGGACAATGTGTTTACATTAGACGCAGAATTTTGA